Proteins encoded within one genomic window of Gigantopelta aegis isolate Gae_Host chromosome 2, Gae_host_genome, whole genome shotgun sequence:
- the LOC121388066 gene encoding uncharacterized protein DDB_G0271670-like: SSSSSSSSSSSSSSSSSSSSSSSSSSSSSSSSSSSSSSSSSSSSSSSSSSSSNSSSNGSSSSRSSSSGSDSGSGPYVC; encoded by the exons agtagtagtagtagtagtagtagtagtagtagtagtagtagtagtagtagtagtagtagtagtagtagtagtagtagtagtagtagtagtagtagtagtagtagtagtagtagtagtagcagcagcagc agcagcagcagcagcagcagcagcagcaacagtagtagtaatggtagtagtagtagtagaagtagtagtagtggtagtgacAGTGGCAGTg GTCCATATGTGTGCTGA